Proteins encoded in a region of the Zea mays cultivar B73 chromosome 2, Zm-B73-REFERENCE-NAM-5.0, whole genome shotgun sequence genome:
- the LOC100304223 gene encoding PH, RCC1 and FYVE domains-containing protein 1 isoform X1, producing MADPVDIDKALVALKKGTQLLKYGRKGKPKFIPFRLSNDESTLVWVSNNKDKSLKLASVSRILSGQRTLVFQRFLLPEKDHLSFSLIYNDGKRSLDLICKNKVEAEAWFTGLSALICRGQHGSQVQHIDGIRIAGLPFDGARESSLSGSSTFTSDSFENKLSSVNSSKDRSSGEYTYSERTDVSDMQVKSVSSSDIRISVSSALSTSSHGSGGEDSESFGDIYVWGEVICDTISRSGSDRSAYSPGTTTDVLVPKPLESNVMLDVSYVACGVKHAALVTRQAEVFTWGEECSGRLGHGIGTNVFQPRLVESLSTCNVELIACGEFHTCAVTATGDLYTWGDGTHNAGLLGHGSNVSHWIPKRVSGPLDGLPVSAVSCGTWHTALITSSGQLYTFGDGTFGVLGHGNRASCSYPKEVESLKGLRTISVSCGVWHTAAVVEVIISQSNASSGKLFTWGDGDKYRLGHGDRSSKLKPTCVPSLIDYNFHKAACGHTLTIGLTTSGHIFTVGSPVYGQLGNPNNDGRYPRLVEEQLGGGGVVEVACGSYHVAVLTNAGEVYTWGKGTNGRLGHGDIADRKVPTLVEALKDRSVKRVACGSSFTAAICQHKWVSGMEQSQCSACRQPFGFTRKRHNCYNCGLVHCHSCSSKKALRAALSPNPGKPYRVCDSCYVKLSKVLDSGVSYSRNTIPRLPGDTKAERIDTKATRVAQSNSSDMIRNLDVKAAKQTKKSEYSSQVPATLQLKDIPFISAPDLQNLSTVANQYPYDPRSTLPSLRMPYLNYSSSMSSESSESLKDANELLKQEVQKLQAEVNSLRQEREQQDAELQKADAKAREAMNLATEEASKLKTAKDVINSLTAQLKEMSERLPPGACDVKNNGRVMGDLAPEMGREKQMRYGDRFSGLPAQVYQTSNYSETAMVPPQGSSRSEHVDGVREFFSPVQQMANGGGSTTIGYRYRSDDHDRRETDRFQINLQSLNTRSSNSPSNQVDAEWIEQYEPGVYLTLVSLRDGTKELKRVRFSRRRFGEHQAESWWKDNCEKVYDKYNVCGTDRLSSVTTA from the exons ATGGCAGATCCCGTCGACATCGACAAG GCACTTGTTGCTCTAAAGAAAGGCACTCAACTCCTTAAATATGGTCGCAAAGGAAAGCCTAAATTCATTCCCTTCAGACTATCGAAT GATGAATCGACTCTTGTTTGGGTTTCAAATAACAAAGATAAAAGTTTGAAACTAGCTTCTGTGTCTAGGATTCTCTCAGGCCAAAGAACG CTGGTTTTTCAACGTTTTCTGCTCCCCGAGAAGGACCATTTATCCTTCTCCCTCATATATAATGATGGCAAGCGGTCTCTCGATCTG ATCTGCAAGAATAAAGTCGAGGCGGAGGCTTGGTTTACTGGTCTTAGTGCCTTGATATGTCGAGGACAGCATGGATCCCAGGTCCAACATATAGATGGAATCCGGATCGCTGGACTTCCTTTTGAT GGTGCAAGAGAAAGTAGCCTAAGTGGTAGCTCTACTTTCACTTCGGATTCCTTTGAGAATAAGCTGAGCTCGGTAAACTCTTCCAAGGATCGTTCTTCGGGAGAATATACATATTCAGAAAGGACTGATGTGTCGGATATGCAAGTGAAAAGTGTTTCTTCTTCAGACATTCGAATCAGTGTTTCCAGTGCCCTTAGCACATCCAGCCATGGCTCTGGAGGTGAAGATTCCGAATCGTTTGGAGATATTTATGTATGGGGGGAAGTCATCTGTGATACCATCTCAAGATCAGGGTCTGATAGAAGTGCTTACTCTCCTGGCACAACTACAGATGTTCTTGTACCAAAGCCCCTAGAGTCAAATGTAATGCTCGATGTGAGTTATGTGGCTTGTGGCGTGAAACACGCTGCCCTTGTTACAAGACAGGCAGAGGTATTTACGTGGGGAGAAGAATGCAGCGGTCGTCTCGGTCATGGCATTGGAACAAATGTTTTCCAGCCACGTCTTGTTGAGTCACTATCGACCTGCAATGTCGAACTAATTGCCTGTGGTGAATTCCACACTTGCGCTGTCACTGCAACTGGTGATCTCTACACCTGGGGAGATGGCACACATAATGCTGGATTGCTTGGTCATGGTAGTAACGTGAGCCACTGGATCCCAAAAAGAGTGTCAGGTCCACTGGATGGTCTTCCGGTATCAGCTGTATCTTGCGGCACATGGCATACAGCCTTGATAACTAGCTCTGGGCAGTTATACACATTTGGTGATGGCACATTTGGAGTCTTAGGTCATGGAAACAGAGCATCATGCTCATATCCAAAGGAAGTGGAGTCTTTGAAGGGTCTGAGGACAATTTCTGTTTCGTGTGGTGTGTGGCatactgctgctgttgttgaggttATCATTTCACAGTCAAATGCTTCATCTGGAAAGTTGTTCACTTGGGGTGATGGAGACAAATATCGCCTGGGTCATGGTGATAGGTCTTCAAAACTGAAACCAACATGCGTCCCCTCGTTGATAGATTACAACTTCCATAAGGCTGCATGTGGCCATACTCTTACGATTGGGTTGACTACCTCAGGGCACATTTTTACTGTTGGAAGCCCTGTGTATGGACAGCTTGGCAATCCAAATAATGATGGAAGGTATCCTCGCCTGGTCGAAGAGCAGCTTGGGGGTGGCGGTGTTGTGGAGGTTGCTTGTGGGTCTTATCATGTCGCGGTTTTGACAAATGCTGGTGAAGTTTACACATGGGGTAAGGGTACAAATGGAAGATTAGGCCATGGTGATATTGCGGATCGTAAAGTGCCTACACTCGTTGAGGCATTGAAGGATAGGTCTGTAAAACGTGTTGCTTGTGGATCAAGCTTTACAGCAGCCATCTGTCAGCACAAATGGGTGTCTGGGATGGAGCAGTCTCAGTGCTCGGCATGCAGGCAGCCATTTGGTTTCACTCGAAAAAGGCACAACTGTTACAATTGTGGTTTAGTACACTGCCATTCGTGCAGTTCAAAGAAGGCTCTGAGAGCAGCATTGTCTCCAAACCCGGGTAAGCCATACCGTGTCTGTGATTCATGTTACGTGAAGCTAAGTAAAGTTTTGGATTCTGGTGTTAGTTATAGCAGAAATACTATCCCCCGCTTACCTGGTGATACAAAGGCCGAGAGAATAGACACAAAGGCAACCAGAGTTGCACAGTCTAATAGTTCAGATATGATTAGGAATTTGGATGTGAAGGCAGCCAAGCAGACGAAGAAGTCTGAGTATTCGTCGCAAGTTCCAGCGACGTTGCAGCTGAAAGACATCCCTTTCATCAGCGCACCTGACCTGCAGAACCTGTCTACAGTGGCTAATCAGTACCCTTATGACCCCAGATCTACTTTACCATCCTTGAGAATGCCATATCTGAACTACTCCAGCTCCATGTCCTCGGAAAGCTCCGAGAGTCTTAAGGATGCAAATGAACTCCTGAAGCAAGAGGTTCAAAAACTACAAGCGGAG GTTAATAGTTTGAGACAGGAACGTGAACAGCAAGATGCTGAGCTGCAGAAAGCAGATGCTAAAGCCCGTGAAGCGATGAACCTTGCCACCGAGGAAGCATCCAAACTGAAGACAGCGAAGGATGTCATAAATTCACTAACAGCCCAG CTAAAAGAAATGTCTGAAAGGCTTCCTCCTGGAGCATGTGACGTGAAGAACAATGGACGCGTTATGGGCGATTTAGCGCCCGAAATGGGGAGAGAGAAGCAGATGCGATATGGTGATCGGTTCAGTGGATTGCCTGCTCAAGTTTACCAAACAAGCAACTACAGTGAAACAGCCATGGTTCCTCCACAAGGGAGCAGCAGGAGCGAGCACGTCGACGGTGTCCGAGAGTTCTTCTCCCCTGTGCAGCAGATGGCCAATGGAGGAGGGTCTACGACTATTGGGTATCGTTACAGGTCAGATGACCACGACCGAAGGGAGACAGACAGGTTCCAGATAAATCTGCAGAGCTTGAATACGAGAAGCTCTAATTCTCCCAGTAACCAAGTCGACGCGGAGTGGATAGAACAGTATGAGCCAGGAGTGTACCTGACTCTAGTTTCTCTTCGTGATGGAACCAAAGAGCTGAAACGCGTACGGTTCAG CCGAAGGAGATTTGGTGAACACCAAGCAGAATCATGGTGGAAAGACAACTGTGAGAAAGTGTACGACAAGTACAATGTCTGCGGAACAGATCGTCTCTCTTCGGTAACGACAGCCTAG
- the LOC100304223 gene encoding PH, RCC1 and FYVE domains-containing protein 1: protein MADPVDIDKALVALKKGTQLLKYGRKGKPKFIPFRLSNDESTLVWVSNNKDKSLKLASVSRILSGQRTLVFQRFLLPEKDHLSFSLIYNDGKRSLDLICKNKVEAEAWFTGLSALICRGQHGSQVQHIDGIRIAGLPFDGARESSLSGSSTFTSDSFENKLSSVNSSKDRSSGEYTYSERTDVSDMQVKSVSSSDIRISVSSALSTSSHGSGGEDSESFGDIYVWGEVICDTISRSGSDRSAYSPGTTTDVLVPKPLESNVMLDVSYVACGVKHAALVTRQAEVFTWGEECSGRLGHGIGTNVFQPRLVESLSTCNVELIACGEFHTCAVTATGDLYTWGDGTHNAGLLGHGSNVSHWIPKRVSGPLDGLPVSAVSCGTWHTALITSSGQLYTFGDGTFGVLGHGNRASCSYPKEVESLKGLRTISVSCGVWHTAAVVEVIISQSNASSGKLFTWGDGDKYRLGHGDRSSKLKPTCVPSLIDYNFHKAACGHTLTIGLTTSGHIFTVGSPVYGQLGNPNNDGRYPRLVEEQLGGGGVVEVACGSYHVAVLTNAGEVYTWGKGTNGRLGHGDIADRKVPTLVEALKDRSVKRVACGSSFTAAICQHKWVSGMEQSQCSACRQPFGFTRKRHNCYNCGLVHCHSCSSKKALRAALSPNPGKPYRVCDSCYVKLSKVLDSGVSYSRNTIPRLPGDTKAERIDTKATRVAQSNSSDMIRNLDVKAAKQTKKSEYSSQVPATLQLKDIPFISAPDLQNLSTVANQYPYDPRSTLPSLRMPYLNYSSSMSSESSESLKDANELLKQEVQKLQAEVNSLRQEREQQDAELQKADAKAREAMNLATEEASKLKTAKDVINSLTAQLKEMSERLPPGACDVKNNGRVMGDLAPEMGREKQMRYGDRFSGLPAQVYQTSNYSETAMVPPQGSSRSEHVDGVREFFSPVQQMANGGGSTTIGYRYRSDDHDRRETDRFQINLQSLNTRSSNSPSNQVDAEWIEQYEPGVYLTLVSLRDGTKELKRVRFSVVCSRRRFGEHQAESWWKDNCEKVYDKYNVCGTDRLSSVTTA, encoded by the exons ATGGCAGATCCCGTCGACATCGACAAG GCACTTGTTGCTCTAAAGAAAGGCACTCAACTCCTTAAATATGGTCGCAAAGGAAAGCCTAAATTCATTCCCTTCAGACTATCGAAT GATGAATCGACTCTTGTTTGGGTTTCAAATAACAAAGATAAAAGTTTGAAACTAGCTTCTGTGTCTAGGATTCTCTCAGGCCAAAGAACG CTGGTTTTTCAACGTTTTCTGCTCCCCGAGAAGGACCATTTATCCTTCTCCCTCATATATAATGATGGCAAGCGGTCTCTCGATCTG ATCTGCAAGAATAAAGTCGAGGCGGAGGCTTGGTTTACTGGTCTTAGTGCCTTGATATGTCGAGGACAGCATGGATCCCAGGTCCAACATATAGATGGAATCCGGATCGCTGGACTTCCTTTTGAT GGTGCAAGAGAAAGTAGCCTAAGTGGTAGCTCTACTTTCACTTCGGATTCCTTTGAGAATAAGCTGAGCTCGGTAAACTCTTCCAAGGATCGTTCTTCGGGAGAATATACATATTCAGAAAGGACTGATGTGTCGGATATGCAAGTGAAAAGTGTTTCTTCTTCAGACATTCGAATCAGTGTTTCCAGTGCCCTTAGCACATCCAGCCATGGCTCTGGAGGTGAAGATTCCGAATCGTTTGGAGATATTTATGTATGGGGGGAAGTCATCTGTGATACCATCTCAAGATCAGGGTCTGATAGAAGTGCTTACTCTCCTGGCACAACTACAGATGTTCTTGTACCAAAGCCCCTAGAGTCAAATGTAATGCTCGATGTGAGTTATGTGGCTTGTGGCGTGAAACACGCTGCCCTTGTTACAAGACAGGCAGAGGTATTTACGTGGGGAGAAGAATGCAGCGGTCGTCTCGGTCATGGCATTGGAACAAATGTTTTCCAGCCACGTCTTGTTGAGTCACTATCGACCTGCAATGTCGAACTAATTGCCTGTGGTGAATTCCACACTTGCGCTGTCACTGCAACTGGTGATCTCTACACCTGGGGAGATGGCACACATAATGCTGGATTGCTTGGTCATGGTAGTAACGTGAGCCACTGGATCCCAAAAAGAGTGTCAGGTCCACTGGATGGTCTTCCGGTATCAGCTGTATCTTGCGGCACATGGCATACAGCCTTGATAACTAGCTCTGGGCAGTTATACACATTTGGTGATGGCACATTTGGAGTCTTAGGTCATGGAAACAGAGCATCATGCTCATATCCAAAGGAAGTGGAGTCTTTGAAGGGTCTGAGGACAATTTCTGTTTCGTGTGGTGTGTGGCatactgctgctgttgttgaggttATCATTTCACAGTCAAATGCTTCATCTGGAAAGTTGTTCACTTGGGGTGATGGAGACAAATATCGCCTGGGTCATGGTGATAGGTCTTCAAAACTGAAACCAACATGCGTCCCCTCGTTGATAGATTACAACTTCCATAAGGCTGCATGTGGCCATACTCTTACGATTGGGTTGACTACCTCAGGGCACATTTTTACTGTTGGAAGCCCTGTGTATGGACAGCTTGGCAATCCAAATAATGATGGAAGGTATCCTCGCCTGGTCGAAGAGCAGCTTGGGGGTGGCGGTGTTGTGGAGGTTGCTTGTGGGTCTTATCATGTCGCGGTTTTGACAAATGCTGGTGAAGTTTACACATGGGGTAAGGGTACAAATGGAAGATTAGGCCATGGTGATATTGCGGATCGTAAAGTGCCTACACTCGTTGAGGCATTGAAGGATAGGTCTGTAAAACGTGTTGCTTGTGGATCAAGCTTTACAGCAGCCATCTGTCAGCACAAATGGGTGTCTGGGATGGAGCAGTCTCAGTGCTCGGCATGCAGGCAGCCATTTGGTTTCACTCGAAAAAGGCACAACTGTTACAATTGTGGTTTAGTACACTGCCATTCGTGCAGTTCAAAGAAGGCTCTGAGAGCAGCATTGTCTCCAAACCCGGGTAAGCCATACCGTGTCTGTGATTCATGTTACGTGAAGCTAAGTAAAGTTTTGGATTCTGGTGTTAGTTATAGCAGAAATACTATCCCCCGCTTACCTGGTGATACAAAGGCCGAGAGAATAGACACAAAGGCAACCAGAGTTGCACAGTCTAATAGTTCAGATATGATTAGGAATTTGGATGTGAAGGCAGCCAAGCAGACGAAGAAGTCTGAGTATTCGTCGCAAGTTCCAGCGACGTTGCAGCTGAAAGACATCCCTTTCATCAGCGCACCTGACCTGCAGAACCTGTCTACAGTGGCTAATCAGTACCCTTATGACCCCAGATCTACTTTACCATCCTTGAGAATGCCATATCTGAACTACTCCAGCTCCATGTCCTCGGAAAGCTCCGAGAGTCTTAAGGATGCAAATGAACTCCTGAAGCAAGAGGTTCAAAAACTACAAGCGGAG GTTAATAGTTTGAGACAGGAACGTGAACAGCAAGATGCTGAGCTGCAGAAAGCAGATGCTAAAGCCCGTGAAGCGATGAACCTTGCCACCGAGGAAGCATCCAAACTGAAGACAGCGAAGGATGTCATAAATTCACTAACAGCCCAG CTAAAAGAAATGTCTGAAAGGCTTCCTCCTGGAGCATGTGACGTGAAGAACAATGGACGCGTTATGGGCGATTTAGCGCCCGAAATGGGGAGAGAGAAGCAGATGCGATATGGTGATCGGTTCAGTGGATTGCCTGCTCAAGTTTACCAAACAAGCAACTACAGTGAAACAGCCATGGTTCCTCCACAAGGGAGCAGCAGGAGCGAGCACGTCGACGGTGTCCGAGAGTTCTTCTCCCCTGTGCAGCAGATGGCCAATGGAGGAGGGTCTACGACTATTGGGTATCGTTACAGGTCAGATGACCACGACCGAAGGGAGACAGACAGGTTCCAGATAAATCTGCAGAGCTTGAATACGAGAAGCTCTAATTCTCCCAGTAACCAAGTCGACGCGGAGTGGATAGAACAGTATGAGCCAGGAGTGTACCTGACTCTAGTTTCTCTTCGTGATGGAACCAAAGAGCTGAAACGCGTACGGTTCAG TGTCGTTTGCAGCCGAAGGAGATTTGGTGAACACCAAGCAGAATCATGGTGGAAAGACAACTGTGAGAAAGTGTACGACAAGTACAATGTCTGCGGAACAGATCGTCTCTCTTCGGTAACGACAGCCTAG